The nucleotide window CCCCTCATCAAAGAAACGGGGCCCGCCGCGCGTGCGGCGAGCCCCGGTCGGTTCGAACGTAGAGCCGCTGCTTCCTAGCGCTTGGAGAACTGCGGCTTCTTGCGGGCCTTCTTCAGACCGTACTTCTTGCGCTCGACCATACGGGGGTCACGACGCAGGTACCCTGCCTTCTTGAGCTCGGCACGATACTCGTCGCCGGCCTCAAGGAGTGCACGAGCGATACCGTGACGCATCGCGCCGGCCTGGCCGGACACGCCGCCACCATGGCACTGAGCGATGACGTCGAAGCGACCCTCGGTCTCGGTCGCCTTGAACGGAGTGAGCACGAAGTTGACGAGCGCCTCGCGGCCGAAGAACTGCAGCGCGGGCTTCTTGTTCACGGTGATGACGCCGGTACCCGGGACCAGACGGACGCGAGCGACCGAGGTCTTGCGGCGGCCGGTGCCGTAGTAGGTGGCCTTGTTCTCAGCCATGCGTTAGCCCTCCAGCGTGATCTGACGCGGCTTCTGCGCCTCGTGCGGATGATTCGGTCCAGCGTAGACCTTGAGCTTGCGGTTCATCGCACGACCGAGCGTATTCTTCGGGAGCATGCCCTTGACGGCCTTCTCGATGATCCGCTCCGGGTGCTTTGCGAGCATCCGCTGGAACGAGACCTCCTTGAGGCCGCCGGGGAAACCGCTGTGGCTGTAGTAGTTCTTGGTGAACGCCTTGTTACCCGTCAGACGGATCTTCTCGGCGTTGATAACGATGACGAAGTCACCGGTATCGACGTGCGGGGTGTACTGCGGCTTGTTCTTGCCCTTCAGGATCTGAGCCACCTGACTGGCAAGTCGGCCAAGCACAACGTCGGTGGCGTCGACTACGAGCCACTCGCGCTCGACTTCACCGGGCTTTGCGTGGTAGGTCTTCACAAGTCCTCCAACGGACGATTCCAGATATGTTCGGTTCGAACCTTCACGGGGCTGCTGAAACGAACCCTCACATAGTAGCCGCGCCGCGAAGATGCGTCAACGAGCACACGCCGCCGGGTGTGTCCTACCCCGTTCGACCCGGCCGCGAGCGCGTTCTCGCGCCATGGCATGGGGCTAGCGCCACACCTCATCCGGGTACTCGACCCGCCACAACGTGAGTCCGTGAGCAGGGGCGGTTGCGCCTGCGGCATCACGCGAGCACGCCTCACGCGCGGTCTTGACCCACGCGGGATCGCGCCTACCCGTGCCCACCTCCACGAGCGTGCCGACCATCACGCGCACCATCGAATGCAGAAACGCGTTGCCCAGCACCCTGACGACGAGGCACTGCTCGCCCAGATGCTCCTCGTAGCCGATGTCGACCGCATCGACGCGTCGCATCGTCGTCTTGCCCTCGGCCGACACCGTCACGCAAAACGACTTGAAGTCGCGCTCGCCCAGCAAGTGCGTTGCTCCCTCTCGCATCGCCTCGACGTCGAGCTCTCGGACGCAGTGCCAGGCGACCCTGTCGAGGAACATGGGCGGCACCCGACCGGCCACGATCCGGTAGCGGTACTCTCGGCCGATCGCGTTGGTCCTCGCCGAGAACCGCTCGCGCGCCCGACGGACCTCTCGGACCACGACGCCCTCGCCCGTCAGCGCGTTGAGCGACCGCAGCAGAGTCCTCGCGTCGAGATCGCCCTCGGCGGCACCGTAGCTGACAACCTGACCGAGCGCGTGCACGCCGGCGTCGGTTCTGCCCGCGCAGACGAGCTCGATGGGCCGTCGCAGCGCTGTGGTCAGGGCGGACTCGAGTTCGCCCTGCACGGTGCGGGCGTTGGGCTGCCGGGCGAAGCCGGCGAAGCCGGAGCCGTCGTAGGCGACGACCAGCGCGGTCGTGCCGGGGTGCGAATGTGCGGTCACGCGGTCACTCCTCCTGCGATGTGATTGCGGCATGGTGCCGCTAGAACAGTATCGCCGTCATCGTCGCGACGGTCACACCGGTCGCGAGGACCAGCCAGTCGGTGCCCCGCATCACCGGCTCGTGCAGCCGCGTGCGACCCGCACCCGTGTAGCAGCGCGACTCCATGGCCACGGCAAGCCGATCGGCTCGGCGGAACAGGCTCACGAACAGCGGCACAAGAACCGGCACCCAGGCCTTGGCACGGCGTACCGGACCGCCCTCGTCGAACACGGCTCCGCGCGCCGACTGTGCGACGACGATCTTCTCGGCCTCCTCGGCGGTCGTGGGGATGAACCGCAGTGCGATCGAGAACATCGTCGCAACGTCGTCGACGGGCACCCGCACGATCCGTAGCGGACGCATCACGCGCGAGAGCGCGTCGGTGAGCGCGACCGGCGAGGTCGTGAGGGTGAGCAACGACGTGCCCACCACGAGCAGCACGATGCGCACGACGAAGAACGCGCCTGTCATGAGCCCATCGAGCGATATCCCGAGAGGACCGAGCCGCAGCGCCGCCTCGACCGGCTGCCACCGCACGGCGTTGGCAACGAGTGTGAACGCGAGCAGCAGGGACACGGCGCGAAGGCCGCGCAGGGCGAGCCGGAGCGGCACGCGCGAAAGGCCCACGGCGAGCACCACGAGCACGGCCGCCACGACGAAGCCCTTCCAGCCATCGAACGCGAACAACGCGATTGAGTACGCAGCGGTCAGGCCGAGCTTGACGCGTGGGTCGAGACGGTGCACCGCCGAGTCACCCGGGACGAACTGCCCGAACGGAACCGGGACCGCCATCAGCGCCACCCCCCTGCCGCAAGTGCGCGATCGGCCGCCTCGACGGGGTCCAGGGTGAACGGTCCGACGTCGATGCCGCGCTCACGCGCGAGCATCTGGAATCGCAGCACGTCCGGCGCGATGAGACCGGCGGACGCGAACGGGGCGGGGTCGGCCACCAGCGCGCTCGCATCGCCGGCGAACACGGGTCGCCCGCCACCGAGCACCAGCACGCGGTCCGCCTCACCCAAGAACTCCTGCGCTGAGTGGCTGACGACCACAACACCGGCCTCGGCGCGTGCGGCCTGCACGATGGCGCGAACGTCGGCCCGCCCGCGCGCGTCGAGACCGGCGGTCGGCTCGTCGAGCAGCAGGTAGCGCGGGCGCATCGCGATGACGCCCGCGATCGCCGCCCGACGCGCCTCGCCACCCGAGAGCGTGAACGGCGAGCGCTCCGCGTACCGAGCGGGATCGAGCCCTACTCGGAGCAGCGCATCCTTCGCGGCGGTCGCCGCGTCTGCAACGGGTGTGCCGAGGTTTCGTGGTCCGAACGCCACGTCGTCAAGGAGTGTCTCGGCGAAGAGCTGCGACTCGGCGTCTTGGAAGACGAGTCCGACAACACCGCGAGCCGTCGCGCGCGTCAGAGGGGCGCCATCGACCGAGGCCGCGCCTTCGCTCGCGGCAAGCAGTCCCGCACACAGGCGCAGCGCCGTGGACTTGCCCGAACCCGTCGCGCCGAGCACCAGCACCAGCTCGCCCGGCTCGACCGACACGCTGACGCCGGAGAGCGCTGCCACGGCAAACGACGTATCAGGCGAGTAGGTATAGCCGACGTTGTCGAGTATCAGCGCCACAGCGCCTCCACGAGTGACTCGGGGGTCGTCGCGCTCGCCCTGGCGGATGCGCCGCCCTCGCTCAGGCGTGCAGCGAGAATGGACACCCGCGGCAGCTCGAGACCGCACGCGGCGAGCACGTCATGCCTGCCGAACAGCTCTGCAACCGGTCCCGAGAACGCGACGCGCCCGGCATCAAGGACCACTACCCTGTCGGCCGACGCGATGTCTGCCAGGTCATGTGTGATGTGTAGGATGCCGCGGCCACCGGCGACGAGCTCTGCCACGATACGCAGCACGTCGGCGCGACCCTCGGGATCGAGCATCGACGTCGGCTCGTCGAGCACGAGGTACGCCGGCTGCATCGCGAGCGCGCCCGCGATACCGAGCCGCTGCTTCTGCCCTCCCGAGAGCAGGTGAGGCTCACGCGCCTCGAAGCCGGTCAGCCCCACTGCAGCCAGCGCGGCGTCGACCCGCTCGCGCAGCTGGTCGCGCGCGACACCGAGGTTCTCCGGCCCAAACGCCACATCGTCCTCGACCGAAGTCGCCACGATCTGGTCGTCGGGATGCTGCGACACCATCCCCACGCGCTGCCTGATGTCGCGGATGCGCTCTTCCTCGTCCGTTGACATGCCGTCGATGGTGACCGTGCCGGCGTTTGGCAGCAGGATGCCGTTGGCCATCCGCGCCAAGGTGGACTTGCCCGATCCATTCGCGCCGACAACCGCGACCTGCTCGCCCGATGCGACCTGCAATGAGACGCCATCGAGCGCACGACCGCCTGCCGGCACGCCGTGGTAACCGAACACGATGTCATCGAAGCGAAGCATGGTCCCCCGGGTGTATCGGCGGGTGTGACGGGGCTGCGGACACGAAGAGGGCCTCCCGTGGGAGGCCCTCACATCGTACTTGTTGTTCGCCCATGAGCGAACGAAAGCCGATCTAGTCGACGAGCTCCATGATGACCATGGGGGCAGCGTCGCCCTTGCGGGGACCGAGCTTCAGGATGCGGGTGTAGCCACCATCGCGACCCTCGAAGCGCTCGCCGAGATCGGCGAACAGGTCCTTGCCGGCGTCGTTCTTGGGGAACTTGTAGTCACCGAGCTGCGCCATGGCGATGCGACGAGCGTGCACGTCGCCCTTCTTGGCGCGGGTGATGACCGGCTCCACGAAGCCGCGAAGCTCCTTGGCGCGGGTCTCGGTCGTCTTGATGCGACCGTTCTCGAGGAGCGCGATGGCCAGGCCGCGGAGAATCGCCTTGGTGTGCGACGCATCCGTGCCGAGCTTGCGACCCTTCTTCTGGTGTCTCATTTTCTAAGGTCTCCCGTTACTGCTTGAGGCCCAGGCCCATGCCCTGGAGCTTGTCCTTGACTTCTTCGATCGACTTGGCGCCGAAGTTCCGGATGTTGAGAAGATCGTTCTCGGAACACTCGGTCAGCTGACCGATGGTGTTCACACCCTGACGCTTCAGGCAGTTGTACGAGCGGACCGAAAGGTCGAGCTCCTCGATCGGGGTGTCGAGCACGCCTTCGCCCTCGTCGGTGGGGGCAGCGAAGATGCCCTCCTCGGATAGAGCGGTTGCGGCCTGGTCGACGAAGAGCATCATGTGCTCGTCGATGACACGGCCGGCGCGCGCGACGGCATCGCTCGGGTCGACGGAACCGTTGGTTTCGACCTCGAGAGTGAGCATGTCGTAGTCGGTGCGCTGTCCCACACGCGTGTTCTCGACCACGTAGGTGCAACGCGTGATCGGCGAGAACAGCGAGTCGACGGTAATGACGCCGATGGGATGCTCCGGCTTCTTGTTGCGGTCGGCCGACACGTAGCCACGGCCGACGCCGATCTCGATGCTCATCTCGAGCCTCGCACCCTTGTTCAGGGTCGCGATGATGTGCTCGGGGTTAACGAGCTCGAACTCGGACGGAACCTTGAGATCGGCACCTGTGATGGTGCCGGGGCCGGCGACCGAAAGCGTCGCGACGCCCTGGCCGGCACCGATACCGGTCTCGCGGAACACAAGACCCTTGATGTTGAGCACGATGTCGGTGACGTCCTCACGGACGCCGTCGATCGTCGCGAACTCGTGCTGCTGCCCCTCGATACGAATCGAGGTGGCCGCTGCGCCCTCCAGTGAAGAGAGAAGGACGCGGCGCATGCAGTTGCCCAGCGTGTAGCCGAAACCGCGCTCCAGCGGCTCTACGACGTAACGCGCGACGCGATCGTCGATGCGGTCCACCGTGACCTGGGGCCTCTTGAACTCTGTCATCAAACAGCCTCCTTGGCTTCCCGGTCGATTACTTCGAGTAGAGCTCGACGATCAGCTGCTCGCGAACCGGCGCATCGATCTGATCACGCGTCGGCAGCGACAGGATCTTGCCCTGCAGCTTCTCGATGTCGACCTCAAGCCAGCCCGGAACCTCGATCTTCTCCGAGGCGATGAGCGAGGTCTTGATCACGAGCAGGTCCTTGGACTTGGTGCCCACAGCCACGACCTCACCCGGACGAACGCGGTACGACGGAATGTCGACGCGACGATCGTTGATGGTGATGTGACCGTGGCGAACCACCTGGCGAGCCTCGTCGCGAGACTTGGCGAAGCCGAGACGGTACACGACGTTGTCCAGACGGCTCTCGAGGATACGCAGCAGGTTCTCACCCGTGATGCCGGTCTGACGACTGGCGATCACGTAGTAGCCGCGGAACTGCTTCTCGAGCAGGCCGTAGATACGCTTGGTGCGCTGCTTCTCACGAAGCTGCACACGGTATTCCGAGTCACGCGGGCGCTTCTTGCCCGCCATTCCCGGCGGATACGGCCGCTTCTCCACTCCGCACTTGTCGGAGTAGCAGCGGTCGCCCTTCAGAAAGAGCTTGATGCCTTCACGGCGGCACAGACGACAGTCCGCCCCGGTATATCGAGCCATGTGTAGAAGTCCTCCCGAGTTACACGCGACGGCGCTTGCGCGGCCGGCATCCGTTGTGAGGGACAGGGGTGCAGTCCTGAATGCTGGCGATCTCAAGCCCAGCAGCCTGGAGCGAACGAATCGCAGTCTCACGACCCGAACCCGGACCCTTCACAAATACGGAGACCTTGCGCAGGCCGTGCTCCTGAGCCATCTTGGCGGCCGCTTCCGCAGCCATCTGGGCGGCGAACGGCGTTGACTTACGCGAGCCCTTGAAGCCCACGGTGCCAGCCGACTGCCAGGAGATCACGTTGCCTGTGGGGTCCGTGATGCTGATGATCGTGTTGTTGAACGTGCTCTTGATGTGTGCCTGACCCACCGCGATGTTCTTGCGCTCAGAACGCTTGAGGCGAGTACGCACATTCTTCTTCTTGGCTACCATCGCTTACTTGCCCTTCTTCTTTGCGCCGATCTGGCGACGCGGACCCTTACGGGTACGCGCGTTCGTGTGCGTGCGCTGACCGCGGACCGGGAGGCCCTTGCGGTGACGAAGGCCGCGATAGCAGCCGATCTCCATGAGGCGCTTGATGTTCTGTGAGACTTCGCGACGAAGATCACCCTCGATCTTCAGGTTGCGGTCGATGAACTCACGGAGGCGTACGACTTCTTCCTCGGTGAGATCACGAACGCGGGTGTCCGGACCGATGCCGGTCTCGCGAAGAATCGTCTTGCTGGTCGTAAGACCGATTCCATAGATGTAGGTCAGGCCGATCTCAACGCGCTTCTCGCGCGGGAGGTCGACACCTGCGATACGGGCCACGCGTGCTCCCTCCTAGCCCTGGCGCTGCTTGTGGCGCGGGTTTTCGCAAATCACGAGAACCCGGCCGTGGCGCCGAATGACCTTGCACTTATCACACATTTTCTTGACCGAAGGACGTACCTTCATCGTTCTCCCTTTCGGTGCTGTACGTAATCTATCTGCACGCCCAGCCGCAGGCGTCGCTTGTCCAAGTCAGCCGGTACACGGTACCGGGAGTGTCCACTTCCGCTTCCGGAAGAGGGTCCTACTTGTATCGGTAGGTGATCCTGCCCCGCGTAAGGTCGTACGGTGAGAGCTCCACCACGACCTTGTCCCCCGGCAGGATGCGGATGTAGTGCATACGCATCTTCCCTGAGATGTGAGCCAGCACCTTGTGGCCATTCTCCAATTCCACGCGAAACATGGCATTGGGCAACGGCTCGACCACCGTGCCTTCGAGTTCTATGGCATCGTCACGCTTGGTCACTAAGGGCTGCTCCTCACAGGGGGCGAACACGCAAGAGGGTATTCTATCTTAGTCACTACACCCGAGTCCAGCAGTTTCTTCTGCGAAGACCCGAATCGGGTCGGTTACTCCGTCGTTAGAACGAGTGGGCCGTCAGCCGTGATGGCCACAGTGTGCTCAAAATGCGCGGAAAGCGATCCGTCCAGGGTGGCGACGGTCCAGCCATCCGGCAACGATTCCACCTCAGCGCCACCGAAGTTCACCATCGGCTCGATGGCCAGAACCATCCCGACCTCGAGCTTGGGGCCCTTGCCCGGCACCCCGTAGTTGGGGACGTTGGGGTGCTCGTGCATGTTGCGGCCGATACCGTGGCCCACATACTCGCGTACCACCGCGAAGCCCGCTCCCTCGGCCACCGTCTGAACGGCGTACCCGATGTCGAACAGCCGCTTGCCGGGGACACACTCGGCGATTCCGGCTTGGAGAGACGCCGCCGTCGCATCGAGCAGCCGCTGCGCGCCATCCGAGATGGTGCCGACGGCGAACGTCGCGGCGTTGTCGCCGTAGTACCCACCCACGATCGCGCCTACATCGACCGAGAGGATGTCCCCCTCGACCAACTCGATCAGCTCGGAGGGTATGCCGTGTACCACCTGGGAGTTCAGCGAGGTGCACAGCGTCTTGGGGAAGCCGTGGTAGCCCTTGAATGCCGGGACGCCGCCCTCGGCGCGGATCGCCTCCTCGGCGAGCGCATCGAGCTCCTCGGTGGTCACACCGGGCCTGACCGCGTCCCCAACAAGACGAAGAGCCCGGGCGCTGACGCGCCCGGCCTCTCGCATGAGTTCGATCTCGGCTGCAGACTTGCGGACGATCACCTGGTGACTAGCCCTCCAGAGCCGCTCGGACGTCTGCGAACACCGCGTCAACCGGACGGTTGCCGTCGATGCTGCGCAGAATACCTTGCTTCGAGTAGAACGGGACCAGCTGCGACGTGATCGCATCGTAATCGTTGAGGCGCTTGGTCGCAGCCTCGACGGTGTCGTCGTCACGCTGGTAGACCTCGCCACCGCATGTGTCGCACGAGCCCTCGGTCGCAGGCATCTCGCCCATGACGTTGTAGATGCGACCGCACCCACGGCACTGACGCCGAGAGGTGAGCCGTCCCATGAGGACGTCACGAGGAACCTCTATCGCGACCACGGAGTCGAGCTTCTTGCCCATCTCCACGAGCGCGCCATCAAGAGCCTCGGCCTGCGGCAGCGTGCGGGGAAAACCGTCGAGCATGAAACCGGCGTCGCAGTCGGGCTGCGACAGGCGGTCCTTGACCATCGCGATGACGACGGAGTCGGGTACGAGCTGGCCCTCGTCCATGTAGCGCTTCGCCTCGGCGCCGAGCTCGGTGCCCTCGGCGACGTTCTTGCGGAAGATGTCTCCTGTCGAGATGTGGGTAAGCCCGAACACCTCTATCAGTTTCGCGGCCTGCGTGCCTTTGCCGGCACCGGCAGCCCCCAGCAAGACGATGTTCATACTCAGGTCCTCCCCTATCTGCCTACGCCTTGAAGAAGCCGTCGTAGTGACGCATCTTCAGCTGGCTCTCGAGCTGCGTCATGGTCTCAAGCGCAACGCCGACCATGATCAGGATCGAAGTACCACCGAACGCGGACACGAGCGGGTCGTTCGTTGCCGAGAACACCATGCTCGGAACGACCGCGATGACGCCGAGGAAGATGGCTCCCGGCAGCGTGATGCGGTTGAGCACGTTCTCGATATAGCGCGTCGTCGCAGAGCCCGGTCGCACGCCTGGGATGAACCCGCCGTTCTTGCGCAGGTTATCCGAGAGGTCCATCGGGTTGAAGACGAGGGCCGTGTAGAAGTACGTGAAGAAGACGATGAGGATGAACTCAAGCGTCCAGTTGAGCGGCCCGGTGGCAAGCATGTTGCCCACCGTGGTCAGCCACGGGATGTTCGCCAGCGTCGCGATCTGCGACGGGAAGAACAGGATGGCCGACGCGAAGATGATCGGCACAACGTTGGCGCCGTTGATCTTCAGCGGGATGTAGGTGCCGGTGCCGCCATAGACGCGGCGACCGACGACGCGCTTGGCGTACTGCACCGGGATGCGGCGCTGTGCGCGCTCCATCGTCACGATCGCAGCGACGATGAACCCGGTCATGAGCAGCAGCGTCAGCGTGAGGAAGCCGTTCGCAAACGTGAACGACTGCACGATCGCCGACGGGAAGCGCGACACGATGCTCGCGAAGATGAGCAGCGACATACCGTTGCCGATACCGCGCTGCGTGATGAGCTCGCCCATCCACATGATGAACGCGGTACCCGCTATGAGCGTGACCACGATGACGATGTCGGTGAAGATTCGCGGCGGCATGCCGGGGCCCGTCACCTGAACGATCGCCTGGCGGAACAGCCCGAGCATGGCGATGGACTGCAGCAGCGCGATACCCAGCGTGAGGTACCGCGTGATCTGCGTGATCCTACGCTGCCCGGTCTCGCCCTCCTTGGCCCACTGCTCGACCTTGGGAATGACTCCCTGCAACAGCTGCATGATGATCGACGCCGTGATGTACGGCATGATCCCCAGGGAGAACACGGCAAACTGCTCCAGTGCACCACCCGAGAACAGACCGAGCAGACCGAGCGCAGCGTTGCCGCTGACCTGGGCCTGAACGACCTTCACGTCGACTCCCGGGACGGGGATGTATGCCCCGAGACGGTACACGGCAATCATCGCGAGCGTGAACAGGATCTTCTTGCGCAGCTCCGGTACCCGGAATGCGTTGGAGATCGCGTTTAGCACGGCGCCTCGACCGTCCCTCCTGCTGCTTCGATCTTGGCCTTCGCGGGCGTGGAAATCTTGTCGACCTTGATGGTGAGCTTCTTGGTGACCTCGCCGTTGCCGAGCACCTTGACGGGCTCCGACGCGGACTTGATGACACCCTTGGCCTTCAGCGCCTCGCCATCGACGACATCGCCATCAGCGAAAATCTCGTCGAGTCGCGACACGTTGACGACCGAGTACTCGACGCGGTTGCGGTTCTTGAAGCCCGGGAGCTTCGGCAGACGCATCGCGAGCGGCGTCTGGCCACCCTCGAAACCGGCGCCCTTGGTTCCGCCTGCGCGCGAACCCTGGCCCTTATCGCCGCGACCGGCGGTGGAACCGTGGCCGCTGCCGTTACCGCGGCCTACGCGCTTGCGGTTCTTGCGAGAACCGGGCGCAGGAAACAAGTCGTGAATCTGCATCTCTTGGTACTCCTTCTCATTCGCTTGACGCGACGACACTCGTCGCCGCGCTGCCGGCCGCTCGCCGCCGGCTGACTGACACTTCGGGCATAGTACCCGAAACCCGAGACCCGGCGCATGTGGCCGGGTCCTGGAAGAGCAACGTGATGGGGTCTAGATCTCCTCGACCTTGACGAGGTGCTTGACCTTGAAGACCATCCCGCGGATGACGGGAGTGTCGGCCTGCTCGACCGTGTGATTCATCCGCTTGAGTCCCAGGGCGCGAACGGTGCGCTTCTGGTCGGCGGGGAATCCGATCCCACTCTTGATCTGCGTGATCCGCAGCTTCTTCTCGGCTTTCTTGGCCATGGTTACTCCTCCCACCCGTAGATCTGGGCGACAGACAGGCCGCGACGACGCGAGATGTCCTGCGGGCTGGCCAGGGACTGCAGCCCCTGAGCAGCGGCCTTGACCATGTTGAGCGCGTTGTCGCTACCGAGCGACTTGCTCAGCACGTCGGTGATGCCTGCGAGCTCGAGCAGCGCACGCACGGGACCGCCGGCGATGATACCGGTACCCGGCGCGGCCGGCTTGAGCAGCACGCGACCCGCACCATACTCGCCGATGATCTCGTGCGGGATGGTGTTGTGCTTGGTCAGCGGGAACTTGAACATGTTCTTCTTGGCGTCCTCGATGCCCTTCTTGATGGCAAGCGGGACTTCCTGGGACTTACCCATCCCGACGCCGACGTTGCCGGCGCCATCGCCGACGACCACAAGCGCGGTCAGCGCGAAGCGGCGACCACCCTTGACGACCTTCGACACTCGGTTGATGTATACGACTTTCTCCTGAAGTTCGGAGACAGGGGCTTCCCTGCGGGCCATGCTGTTCCTCCCTAGAACTCGAGGCCGGCGCTACGAGCGCCGTCCGCCAGAGCCTTGACACGGCCGTGATAGATGCGGCCTCCGCGGTCAAAGATAACCGTCGTAACGCCCGCAGCCTTCGCACGCGCGCCGATGGCCTCGCCCACCGCACGCGCGGCGTCGATGTTTGCACCGTTCTTCAGATCCTTGTTCAGCTCAGGCTCGACCGTCGAAGCGGACGCCAAGGTTGTGGCGCTCACGTCGTCGATGACCTGCGCGTAGATGTGGCCGCTCGTGCGCGTGACCCGCAGGCGCGGACGCTCCGCGGTACCGCTGATCTTGCCACGCACCCTGCGCTGCCGGCGCTCGAGCCCCGCCTGCTTCGCCTTCAGCTTATCCATGTCCTCACTACTCTCCTCGATCGCACCGGCCGATCAGGCCGGATGGTGTCCGTGTTACTTGGCGGCCTTACCGAGCTTGCGACGAACCTTCTCGCCCTCGTAGCGAACACCCTTGCCCTTGTAGGGCTCGGGCTTGCGCCACTTGCGGATGTCGGCCGCTACCTGGCCGACACGCTGCTTGTCGATACCGCGGACGGTGATCTTGGTCGGCGCGGGCACCTCGAACTCGATGCCTGGCTCGGCGACGACGAGAACCGGGTGGCTGAACCCGAGCTGAAGCTCGATGTCCTTGCCCTTCATCGCGGCGCGATAACCAACGCCGACGATTTCAAGGTTCTTCGCGTAACCCTCCGAAACACCCGTCACCATGTTCGAGACGAGCGTGCGGGTCAGACCGTGCAGCGAGCGCGCGGTGCGCGACTCGTCCGGACGCGTGACGTTGATGACGCCGTCTTCCATCGAGATGGTGAGGACGTCGGAGAACGTCTGGGTGAGTTCACCCTTGGGGCCCTTGACCACGAGGGTCGAGCCATCGATTTTGACCTCTACCCCGGACGGGACCGGGATGGGCTGCTTGCCGATACGTGACACGGCTACTCGCTCCTTTCCTTGTCCGGTCCGGTTACCAGATGTAGGCGATGACTTCGCCGCCGACGCCAGCCTTGCGCGCCGCGCGGTCGGTCATGACCCCGCTGGAAGTGGAAATGACTGCGATACCAAGGCCGCCGAGAACGCGAGGGAGTTCGTCCTTCTTCGCGTACACGCGCAGGCCCGGCTTGCTGATGCGACGAATGCCGGTGATGGTGCGCTCCTTCTTGGCACCGTACTTGAGCGTCACCTCGAGGCTCGCCTGGGGGTCACCATCGACGACGACATAGTCGGCGATGTAGCCCTCCTGCTTCATGATGCGAGCGATCTCCACAAGCTTCTTGGAGCTCGGCATCGTGGTGGACGCCTTGTACGCTGAGTTCGCATTACGAATGCGAGTCAGCATATCGGCGATGGGGTCGGTCATGCTCATGTGTTTCCTCCTATGGTTCGGGATGTCCTACTCCGCGGTTCGCGCTCACCCGTGGCGATCGCGCCTCTCGGGGCAGGTCTCTCCGACAGTCCGGGTCAGCGACTACCAGCTGGCCTTGTGGACGCCGGGAAGCTCGCCGCGGGCCGCGAGTTCGCGCACGCAGATTCGGCACATGCCGAACTGGCGGTAGAACGCGCGGGGCCTGCCGCAGCGGTTGCAGCGGTTGTGCTGCCGCACGCTGAACTTCGGCTGGCGCTGTGCCTTGGCGATCATCGACTTCTTAGCCACTTCATCCTCCTTGCCACGGTGACCTTGTGGTCACCGATTAGGCGCTTTCTATCGCTTGAACGGGAAACCGAAGCCCTCGAGCAGGGCCTTGGCGCCCTCGTCGGTTTTCGAGGTCGTGACGAACGTGATATCCATGCCGCGGGTGCGGTCGACCTTGTCGTAGTCGATCTCCGCGAAGATGAGCTGCTCGGTGACGCCCATCGAGTAGTTGCCGCGACCGTCGAACGACTTGGGGTTCAAGCCGCGGAAGTCGC belongs to Coriobacteriia bacterium and includes:
- the rpsD gene encoding 30S ribosomal protein S4; protein product: MARYTGADCRLCRREGIKLFLKGDRCYSDKCGVEKRPYPPGMAGKKRPRDSEYRVQLREKQRTKRIYGLLEKQFRGYYVIASRQTGITGENLLRILESRLDNVVYRLGFAKSRDEARQVVRHGHITINDRRVDIPSYRVRPGEVVAVGTKSKDLLVIKTSLIASEKIEVPGWLEVDIEKLQGKILSLPTRDQIDAPVREQLIVELYSK
- the rpsK gene encoding 30S ribosomal protein S11, producing the protein MVAKKKNVRTRLKRSERKNIAVGQAHIKSTFNNTIISITDPTGNVISWQSAGTVGFKGSRKSTPFAAQMAAEAAAKMAQEHGLRKVSVFVKGPGSGRETAIRSLQAAGLEIASIQDCTPVPHNGCRPRKRRRV
- the rpsM gene encoding 30S ribosomal protein S13, whose protein sequence is MARIAGVDLPREKRVEIGLTYIYGIGLTTSKTILRETGIGPDTRVRDLTEEEVVRLREFIDRNLKIEGDLRREVSQNIKRLMEIGCYRGLRHRKGLPVRGQRTHTNARTRKGPRRQIGAKKKGK
- the rpmJ gene encoding 50S ribosomal protein L36, whose product is MKVRPSVKKMCDKCKVIRRHGRVLVICENPRHKQRQG
- the infA gene encoding translation initiation factor IF-1 yields the protein MTKRDDAIELEGTVVEPLPNAMFRVELENGHKVLAHISGKMRMHYIRILPGDKVVVELSPYDLTRGRITYRYK
- the map gene encoding type I methionyl aminopeptidase: MIVRKSAAEIELMREAGRVSARALRLVGDAVRPGVTTEELDALAEEAIRAEGGVPAFKGYHGFPKTLCTSLNSQVVHGIPSELIELVEGDILSVDVGAIVGGYYGDNAATFAVGTISDGAQRLLDATAASLQAGIAECVPGKRLFDIGYAVQTVAEGAGFAVVREYVGHGIGRNMHEHPNVPNYGVPGKGPKLEVGMVLAIEPMVNFGGAEVESLPDGWTVATLDGSLSAHFEHTVAITADGPLVLTTE
- a CDS encoding adenylate kinase, with product MNIVLLGAAGAGKGTQAAKLIEVFGLTHISTGDIFRKNVAEGTELGAEAKRYMDEGQLVPDSVVIAMVKDRLSQPDCDAGFMLDGFPRTLPQAEALDGALVEMGKKLDSVVAIEVPRDVLMGRLTSRRQCRGCGRIYNVMGEMPATEGSCDTCGGEVYQRDDDTVEAATKRLNDYDAITSQLVPFYSKQGILRSIDGNRPVDAVFADVRAALEG
- the secY gene encoding preprotein translocase subunit SecY, giving the protein MLNAISNAFRVPELRKKILFTLAMIAVYRLGAYIPVPGVDVKVVQAQVSGNAALGLLGLFSGGALEQFAVFSLGIMPYITASIIMQLLQGVIPKVEQWAKEGETGQRRITQITRYLTLGIALLQSIAMLGLFRQAIVQVTGPGMPPRIFTDIVIVVTLIAGTAFIMWMGELITQRGIGNGMSLLIFASIVSRFPSAIVQSFTFANGFLTLTLLLMTGFIVAAIVTMERAQRRIPVQYAKRVVGRRVYGGTGTYIPLKINGANVVPIIFASAILFFPSQIATLANIPWLTTVGNMLATGPLNWTLEFILIVFFTYFYTALVFNPMDLSDNLRKNGGFIPGVRPGSATTRYIENVLNRITLPGAIFLGVIAVVPSMVFSATNDPLVSAFGGTSILIMVGVALETMTQLESQLKMRHYDGFFKA
- the rplO gene encoding 50S ribosomal protein L15, which gives rise to MQIHDLFPAPGSRKNRKRVGRGNGSGHGSTAGRGDKGQGSRAGGTKGAGFEGGQTPLAMRLPKLPGFKNRNRVEYSVVNVSRLDEIFADGDVVDGEALKAKGVIKSASEPVKVLGNGEVTKKLTIKVDKISTPAKAKIEAAGGTVEAPC
- the rpmD gene encoding 50S ribosomal protein L30, whose translation is MAKKAEKKLRITQIKSGIGFPADQKRTVRALGLKRMNHTVEQADTPVIRGMVFKVKHLVKVEEI